CGTGGCCGCCTTGGCGTACCTCGTGTACGCCCTCGTGAAGCCCGAGCGCTTCTGATGGATGCGCTGTTCGGCATCCTCCAGATCCTCACGGTCGTCGTCGTCCTCGTCGTCGTGTACCGCCCCCTCGGTGACCACATGGCGCGGATGTTCACGACGGCGAAGGACGCCCGCGTCGAGCGCGGCTTCTACCGCCTCATCGGCGTCGACTCGACGTCGGAACAGACGTGGCCGGCCTACCTCCGAGGCGTCCTGACGTTCTCGGTCATCGGTGTCCTCTTCGTCTACGCGATCCAGCGGCTCCAGGCGTTCCTGCCGTACTCGCTCGGCTTCCCGGCCGTGCCCGAGGGGCTTTCGTTCAACACCGCCGCCTCCTTCGTGGCGAACACGAACTGGCAGTCCTACTCGCCCGACGTGACGATGGGCTACGCCGTGCAGGTGCTCGGCCTGGTCGTGCAGAACTTCGTCTCCGCGGCCGTCGGCATCGCCGTCGCCGTCGCCCTGATCCGCGGGCTCGCCCGGGCGAAGAGCGGCACGCTCGGCAATTTCTGGGTCGACCTGACCCGGTCGATCACGCGCCTCCTCTTGCCCCTGGCCGTCCTCTCGGCCGTCGTCCTCATCGCCGGCGGCGTGATCCAGAACCTCGCGGGGTTCACCGACGTCACGACGCTCACCGGCGGCACCGCGACGATCCCCGGAGGTCCCACCGCCTCGCAGGAGGCGATCAAGCTGCTCGGGACGAACGGAGGCGGCTTCTTCAACGCCAACAGCGCGCACCCGTTCGAGAACCCGACCGCCTGGACGAACGTCTTCCAGGTCCTCCTCATGCTCGTCATCCCGTTCTCGCTGCCGCGCACCTTCGGCCGCATGGTCGGCTCCACGAAGCAGGGCGTCGCGATCGCCGCCGTCATGACGACGATCTTCGCCGTCTCGCTCACCGCCATGACCTGGTTCGAGCTCCGCGGTGCCGGCACCGCCACCCAGCTCGCCGGAGGCGCGATGGAAGGCAAGGAGGCGCGGTTCGGCATCTGGGGATCGACCCTGTTCGGTTCCACCTCGACCCTGACGTCGACGGGTGCGGTGAACTCGATGCACGACTCGTACACCGCCCTCGGCGGCATGATGGCGATGCTGAACATGATGCTCGGCGAGATCGCCCCCGGCGGCGTCGGCTCGGGCCTGTACGGCATGCTCGTGCTCGCCGTCATCACGGTGTTCATCGCCGGCCTGCTCGTCGGCCGCACGCCCGAGTACCTCGGCAAGAAGATCGGGCCCCGCGAGATCAAGCTCGCCAGCCTCTACATCCTGGTCACGCCGACCATCGTGCTCGCCTTCACCGCGCTGAGCTTCGCGATCCCCGCGGTGCGCGCCGACGTCGAGGGCACGTCGATCTGGAACCCGGGCCTGCACGGCTTCAGCGAGGTGCTCTACGCCTTCACCTCCGCCGCGAACAACAACGGCTCCGCCTTCGCGGGACTGACGGCGAACACCCCGTGGTTCAACACCACCCTCGGCGTCGCGATGCTGCTCGGCCGTTTCCTTCCGATCGTGCTCGTGCTCGCCCTCGCCGGCTCCTTCGCCGCGCAGGACAAGGTCCCCGCCACCGCCGGGACCCTGCCCACCCACCGCCCGCAGTTCGTGGGCCTGCTCACCGGCGTCTCCGTGATCATCACCGCGCTGACCTACTTCCCCGTCCTCGCACTGGGACCGCTCGCTGAAGGGCTGCAGTAACCATGTCCGTCGTCACCGACACACCCACCACCGACCACGACCACGACCACGAGGGCGAGCACGCCCCGACGAACCGAGGAGGCGCGTTCGGCGTCGCCCAGCTCGTCGCGGCCCTGCCCGGCGCGCTCCGCAAACTCGACCCGCGCGAGATGTGGCACAACCCCGTCATGTTCATCGTCGAGGTCGGCGCCGCCTACACGACGATCCTCGCGATCGCCGGCCTCTTCACCGGTCCCGAGACCTCGGGCGGCTCGCCCGTCCCCGGCTCGTTCACCTGGGCCATCGCCGTCTGGCTCTGGCTCACCGTCGTCTTCGCCAACCTCGCCGAGTCCGTCGCCGAGGGCCGCGGCAAGGCACAGGCCGAGACCCTCAAGGCGACCCGCACCAGCACCACCGCCCAGCGCGTGGTCTCGTACGACGCGACGTCCGACGCCGGTGCCGAGCGCGCCTCCTCGGAGTCGGTGTCCTCGGCCGACCTCACGCTCGGCGACACGGTCGTCGTGACCGCCGGCGAGCTGATCCCCGGCGACGGCGACATCGTCTGGGGCATCGCCAGCGTCGACGAGTCGGCCATCACGGGCGAGTCCGCCCCGGTGATCCGCGAGTCGGGCGGCGACCGCAGCGCGGTCACCGGCGGCACCCGCGTGCTGTCCGACCGGGTGGTCGTGCGCATCACGAGCAAGCCCGGCGAGACCTTCGTCGACCGCATGATCCGCCTCGTCGAGGGCGCCTCCCGCCAGAAGACCCCGAACGAGATCGCGCTGAACATCCTGCTCGCGAGCCTGTCGATCGTGTTCGTCGTCGTGACCCTGACGTTGAACCCCATCGCGGCCTACAGCGACGCGTCGGTGAGCATCCCCGTGCTCATCGCCCTGCTGGTCTGCCTCATCCCCACGACGATCGGGGCGCTGCTCAGCGCCATCGGCATCGCCGGCATGGATCGCCTGGTGCAGCGCAACGTGCTCGCCATGTCGGGCCGCGCGGTCGAGGCCGCCGGTGACGTCACCACGCTGCTGCTCGACAAGACCGGCACCATCACCTACGGCAACCGGCAGGCGGCCGAGTTCACGCCGCTCGACGGCATCGCCCGGGCCGAACTCGTCGACGCCGCCGCCCGGTCGTCGCTCAGCGACCCGACCCCCGAGGGCAAGTCGATCGTCGACCTCGCCCTGACGACGGGGTGGCACGACGCCGACGGTCAGCCGGGTGAGATCGTGCCCTTCACCGCCCAGACCCGCATGTCGGGCCTCGACCTGCCCGACGGCACGCAGATCCGCAAGGGTGCCGGCAACTCCGTCATCGCCTGGGTCGAGGAGGACCGCCGTCTCGCCAGCACCGAGCACGACGAACTGCAGACCCGCATCGACGAGATCTCGAAAGCCGGAGGGACCCCCTTGGTCGTCGCGATCAAGACCACGGCCTCGGAGGCTCGCGTCCTCGGCGTCGTGTACCTCAAGGACGTCGTCAAGACCGGCCTGCGCGAACGGTTCGCCGAACTGCGCAGCATGGGCATCCGCACGGTCATGATCACCGGCGACAACCCTCTCACCGCCAAGGCGATCGCGGCCGAGGCCGGCGTCGACGACTACCTCGCCGAGGCCACCCCGGAGGACAAGCTCGCCCTCATCCGCCGGGAGCAAGAAGGAGGCGCGCTCGTCGCGATGACCGGCGACGGCACCAACGACGCCCCCGCGCTGGCCCAGGCCGACGTCGGCGTCGCGATGAACACGGGCACCTCGGCCGCGAAGGAGGCCGGCAACATGGTCGACCTCGACAGCGACCCGACGAAGCTGATCGACATCGTCCGCATCGGCAAGCAGCTGCTCATCACCCGCGGCGCCCTCACGACGTTCTCGATCGCCAACGACATCGCGAAGTACTTCGCGATCATCCCGGCCATGTTCGCCGGGGTGTTCCCCGGGCTCGGGCTGCTGAACGTCATGCAGCTGTCCTCGCCGGCCTCGGCGATCCTCTCGGCGATCGTCTTCAACGCCCTCGTGATCGTCGTGCTCATCCCGCTCGCCTTGCGGGGCGTGAAGTACCGGGCGGCGTCGGCGTCGTCGATCCTGTCGCGCAACCTCCTCGTCTACGGACTCGGCGGCGTCGTCGCCCCGTTCGTCGGCATCAAGATCATCGACCTGATCGTCAGCCTGCTCCCCGGCTTCTGAACCGACGCAGACGACGAACGAGAGAGAGACCATGAACACCCGCACCCTGCTCCGCCAGTACGGTGTCGCCCTCCGCGCGATGCTCGTCTTCACCGTCGTCCTCGGCGTGGCCTACACGGCCGTCGTCACCGGGGTCGGCCAGCTCGTCCTGGGCGGCAAGGCGGACGGTTCCGCCGTCCGCGTCGACGGTGAGACCGTCGGCTCGTCACTCATCGGGCAGTCCTTCACCGACGCCGACGGTGTCGCCCTGCCCGAGTGGTTCCAGTCGCGGCCCTCGGCTGCCGGTGACGGCTACGACGCCTCCGCCTCGAGCGGCAGCAACTACGGGCCCGAGAACGAGGACCTCATCGCGGCCGTCGAGGAGCGACGAGCGGCGATCGCCGAGAGCGACGGCGTCGCCCCGGAGGACGTCCCCGTCGACGCGCTCACCGCCTCCGCGTCCGGGCTCGACCCGCACATCAGCCCCGAGTACGCGCGCATCCAGGTCGAGCGGGTCGCCGCGGCACGCGACCTGCCGGTCGCGGACGTCGAGGCGCTCGTGGAGGAGCACACCCAGGGCCGCGACCTCGGCTACCTGGGCGAGCCCACCGTGAACGTGCTCGAGCTCAACGCGGCCCTGGCCGAGACGGGACGCTGAGACCGTGAAGCGGGGGCGGCTCCGGGTGCTGCTCGGCGCCGCCCCCGGCGTCGGCAAGACCTACACCATGCTCGAAGAGGGGACCCGGCTCGCCCGAGAGGGCAAGGACGTCGTCGTCGCCGTCGTCGAGACCCACGGCCGCGAGGCCACGGCGTCCATGCTCGGCGATCTCGAGGTCGTCCCGCGGACGACGACCCTGCACCGCGGCGTCGAGCTGACGGAGATGGACGTCGACGCGGTCCTCGCCCGGAGACCCGACCTCGCCCTCGTCGACGAGCTCGCCCACACCAACGCTCCGGGCTCGGCCCGGCAGAAGCGGTGGCAGGACGTCCAGGTCCTCCTCGACGCGGGCATCGACGTCATCTCGACCGTCAACGTCCAGCACATCGAGTCACTCAACGACGTGGTGGAGAAGATCACCGGGGCCGCCCAGCGCGAGACCGTCCCCGACAGCATGCTCCGGAGCGCCGATCAGATCGAGGTCGTCGACCTCGCCCCCCAGGCGCTCCGCGACCGTCTCGCCGAGGGGAACGTCTACCCGGCGGCCCGCATCGACGCCGCGCTGTCGAACTACTTCCGCCTCGGCAACCTGACGGCGTTGCGGGAGCTGGCTCTGCTGTGGCTGGCCGACGAGGTCGACAGCGCCCTGAAGGCCTACCGGGTCGAGAACGGGATCGACAGCAAGTGGGAGGCGCGGGAGCGGGTCGTGGTCGCCCTCACCGGCGGGCCGGAGGGCGAGACCCTCATCCGTCGTGGCGCCCGCATCGCCGCCCGGTCGTCCGGGGGCGAGCTCGTCACCGTGCACGTCATCGCCCAGGACGGCCTCCGCGATGCGCACCCGGGTGCTCTCTCGGCGCAGCGCGCCCTGACGGAGAAACTCGGCGGCACCCATCACCAGGTCGTCGGTGGTGACGTCCCCGTCGCCCTGGTCCAGTTCGCGAAGGCGATGAACGCCTCCCAACTCGTCATCGGCGTCAGCCGCCGGAGCCGTGTCGCCGCAGCCCTGACGGGCCCGGGGATCGGCGCCACCGTCATCCGCGAATCGGGTGACATCGACGTGCACATCGTGACCCACTCCGCCGCCGGCGGCCGGTTCACCCTCCCCCGGGCAGGAGGCGCGCTGACGCTGCGGCGTCGCCTCCTGGGGGGCGGTCTCGCCGTGGTGCTCGGCCCGATCGTGACCTGGCTGCTCGTGATGTTCCGCAGCGACGAATCGCTCACGAGCGACGTGCTCGTCTACCAGCTGCTCGTCGTGGTCGTCGCGCTCGTCGGCGGGATCTGGCCGGCCCTCTTCGCGGCGGTGCTCTCGGGAGTGACGCTGGACTTCTTCTTCGTCGAGCCCTACGACAGCATCACCGTCGGCCGGCCGCTGCACCTCCTGACCCTCGTCCTCTACGTCGTCATCGCCCTGCTCGTCAGCTACGTGGTCGACCAGGCTGCCCGTCGATCCCGGGCGGCGGCGCGTGCCGTCGCCGAGTCCGAACTGCTCGCGGCCGTCGCCGGGGGCGTCATCCGCGGCCAGGACGCGCTCCACGCGCTCCTGTCCCGCACCCAGGACGCCTTCCGCCTGCGGACGGTCTCCGTCATCGACGTCGACGGTGACGTCGTCGACTCCCTCGGCGCACCCCGGGCCGGCGACGAGACGACGATCGTCCCCGTCGGCACCCGTGCGCGCCTCGAGATGACCGGACCGCCGATGGCGGCGTCCGAGAGGCGCCTCCTCGCGGTCATCGCGGCCCAGGTCGAGACGGCCCTGGAACACAAGGCCCTGTCGGCGACCGCCGACTCCGCGGGGCCGCTGGCGCAGGTGGACCAGGTCCGCACGGCACTGCTCGCCGCCGTCGGACACGACCTGCGGCGGCCGCTCGCCTCGGCCACGGCGGCCGTGACGGGCCTGCAACAAGACGACGTCGTCTGGGCGGACCGCGACCGCGACGAACTCCTCACCACGGCCCACGAGAGCCTCGACGCGCTGTCGGCCCTCGTCACGAACCTCCTGGACGTCAGCCGCGTCCAGGCGGGAGCCCTCGCGGTGTCACGCCAACCCGTCGACGTCGACGACGTCCTCTTCGCGTCCGTGGACGAACTCCAGGTCGACCCCGGACGCATCGAGCTCCGGATCGGCGAGGACGTTCCCCAGGCCGACGCCGACCCGGTCCTCCTCCAGCGCGTCCTGGTGAACCTGCTCGACAACGCCCTCAAGTACGCCCCCGGGGGGACACCGGTGCGTCTCTCCAGCAGCAGCTTCGGGGACGCCGTGGAGATCCGCGTCGCCGATCAGGGGCCGGGGATCAGTCCCGAACGCCTGGACCTGGTGTTCGTTCCCTTCCAGCGCCTCGGCGACACCGACAACACCGCCGGCCTCGGGCTGGGACTCGCCATCTCCAAGGGCTTCACCGAGGGCATGGGGGGCACCCTCCGAGCCGAGGAGACCCCGGGAGGCGGGCTCAGCATGGTCGTCTCCCTTCCTGTGGCTCATCAGACGACCGGGACGGACCACTCGTGAAGATCCTCATCGCCGACGACGATCCGCAGCTCGTCCGGGCCCTCACCCTGACCCTCGGGGCGGTCGGCTACGACATCGCCACCGCCGCCGACGGAGCCGAGGCGCTCCGCGCCGTCGTCGAAGAACATCCCGACGTCGTCATGGTCGACCTCGGCATGCCGCACGTCGACGGGCTCGGCGTCATCGAAGGCCTCCGCGGCTGGAGCAACATCCCGGTCCTCGTCGTCTCGGGCCGAGCCGGCGCCGCGGACAAGGTCGAGGCGCTCGATGCCGGCGCCGACGACTACATCACCAAGCCGTTCGCCATGGACGAGCTGTTGGCCCGCCTCCGGGCGCTGACGCGACGGACGACTCCGACCCCCGATCAACCGTCCGAGACGTTCGGGGGCATCCGGATCGACTTCGTCGCCAAGAGCGTCGTCCGCGAACCGGACGAGGCGATCCGCTTGACCCCCACCGAATGGCGCATCCTCGAGATCCTGGTCAGGAACCCGGGGCGTCTCGTCACACGGGAGGACATCCTCACCCGGATCTGGGGTCCGGCACACACCACTGACGGCGGGTACCTGCGGCTGTACGTCTCCCAACTCCGGAAGAAGCTCGAAGCGGTCCCGGCTCGACCTCGCTACCTCCAGACGGTGCAGGGCATGGGCTACCGCTTCGTGCCCGACGAGCCGAGCAGCTGACCTCGGATGCCACGCGCCTCCTGCCCCCGTCGTCAGGGAAGTACACGATGGCGGTCAGAGGACGGGTGCGCTGAGGGACTCCCTGAGACGTCCGACCCGAACGGGGACGTGGTGATCGAGGACGACGCCCGTCGCCTGGAGGGGGCGGTGCCGCACGAGGTCGAGCACGTCCGGTTCCGACAGGGCGTCGGCTCGAGAGGCCGGCAAGAGCAGCGCGTTGGTCGAGACGTCCATGCCGTGGGTGTTCGCCGCCACGGCCCGCGTGCGCGACAAGACGCCGCGAAGGGTCGAGAAGTGAGACCCCGAGACGCGTCCGGAGGCGCGGATGCGTTCCAGGAGGAGGATCTGGCTCACCGGTCGGAGGTGCCGCAGCTGCGTCTCCAACACGTCGGTCAAGAACCGGCCCGCGTCCCGGGAGTCGCGTCGCGATGCGGCCGAGAAATCGTCGACCTCCAGGGCGAGGGCATCGAACTGCGGCCCCGTTCCGTAGAAACGAGTGGCGACGGGGACCGACGTCTTCGACGTCATGTCCGGTTCGAATCCGCCGGCAACGCGGTGTAGACCTCGTTCCAGCGCGCGAGGTACCGCTCGAGCGAGAGGTGGCCTGACGCGAATTCCCGCTCGAGGGCGACGAGCCGCGCAGCCGTCGCGCGGACGCAGGCGGCGTCACCGAGCACGACCAGACCGCCCGGGGTGCACGTCGAGGACGCCGTCAGCTCTCGCACCGTGGCCCGGAGCCGTGTCGTCATGACGTCGAGGCACAGGAACCCGAGACCGTAGAGGGCCAGAGCGATCGAGGCCGCCACCGGAGCCGGGACCCGGGATGCCAGGACGAGGAGCGACACGGCCGAGCAGATCGCCCCGGCGACGGGCCAGATCTGCCGGAGATGGAGGAGCCTCCTCTCGCGGAGGCTCGTTCCCGGTCGGAACACCCGGAGGGTGATCTGCTGCACGACCGTCGACCGAGCCGGAGCCTGGTCCAACGTGCCCCACGAATGAGCACCGTCCACGACGTCGTGCACGGCGTGACGCATCGTCGGGAGGGCGCCAGGGGTCGTCATCGTCGGCTCTGGTGCCGGCGCAGACGCCCGACCGTGATGTCGCCCGGGCACGGGACCGCCAGGAGGTCGCCGATGCGAAGGTCTCCGGGCAGGTCGGCCACGGCGAGATCGGGCCCCTCGTCCTGCAGGCCGATCACCATGGCCACGTCGTGGGCCGTCGAGATCCGCCCGATCAGACGCAGCTCCCCGATGGCGACGGGCACCGCACCCAGTCGGGCGTCCACCTGGACGACGATCGCACCGGAGCTGTGGCGACAGACGTTGCTGACGGTGACGACGATCGCCGTGGCGTCGTCGACGGTCGACACCCGGCCACCGGAGCGGGGCACGAGGGCAGCGCCCGTGTGGACGCACGGCGTCTCGCAGATGCTCGCCAGGCGGACGAGGGACACCCCGCCGATGACGACGTCGTCCAGGGTCGGACGAGTCCGTTCCGGCCAGGCGTCGGGGACGAACGGGTCGGCGATCACCCGTCGCATCGAGGGAAGGATGTCCGTGAGGGTCATGAACGGACCTGACGCGCGACACGGCGGTCGCAGGTCGTGTCAGGGGTGGCCGGCGATGAGTGCATGAGACAGTCCTAAGCGGCCCAGCCGCGCGAGACGGAGTCCCTTGCGACATCCGAACGCCGTGGCCCCACATCCTGACGCAACCCGTGCGCGAGGACCTCGTCACCCTTCGACGCGGGCCGCCATCCGGGCCGCCCAGGGAGTCTCCGACCGGGCCCCGGCCGCGGTCTGCCGGGGGGCCCCGACCGTCAGTCGGTCGACGGCAACCGGAGCGCCGCGGTGTAGTCGGTCCCGTGCCTCGGGTGGGAGGCGAAGCGGCGCAGGTCCGAGTGATCACCACGGCAGATGGCCGCCGCCATGCGATGGGCGCGGGCGGCGTTGCGGACGGGAGAGTACTGGTCCGCATCCGGTTGCACGGCGGTGAGATCGGCAGCGAGGCGATCGTGGTGCGAGGCCGCGACCTCGAGGTCCCCGCCGCTGTCCCGCGTGATGGTCGCCGCCAATCGCAGCTGCGACTCGAGGGTCTGCACTCCGACGTCGGTGGGCTCGTTCGTCCTCAGGACGCGGACCAGCTCGCCGAGGGCGAGCGTCCGGGCCCAGGCGGTGAGGCGAGACGACTCGCTCACCGGTGACCTGGCCATGTAGCGCTCGATGCGTTCGAGCAGGGGGTCCGTCATGACGTCATCCTCGCAGCCGCCCGTCGTCGTCCCGGGTCAGTCGTAGACGCGCCCCAGCACCCAGCCGCCGTCGGTGCCGAGGACGACCTCGAACATGTGGGTGGTGCCGTCGTCGTCGGTGGCCTGGAAGCGCCAGCCGACGAAGCGACGGGGCGGGTGCGTGATGAAGGCGGGCGTGACCGCCGGCTCGACCCGCAGCTCGGTCGGGGTGTCGCTCACCCGCCACCGTCGGCAGGACCAGACCAGCCGCGCCGGCAGGTCGCGCTCGAACCACAGCGCGACGGGCTCGTGGGTGGTCTGGGTGCTCATGTCGTCCTCCTGCACGTTCGAACGTGTGTTCGAACGGATCGAGTGTAGGTCAGGCCAAAGGGGTGGGCAACCAGATCACGGTCGTCTTCCCGGACAGGGGGTCGAACGGGGTGCCCGGCGCTGGATATGATCCGGCGTGACCCGGCCATCCGACGGCCCGGTCGCCGAAGGGGAACGACCGTGAGCACACCGATCGAGCCGGGCGTGCCCGACCAGCAGCCGCAACAGCAGGGGTGGCCGCAGCCCGAGCAGCAGCCGTCCGGCTGGCAGCCCCACTCCCACTCCCAGCCGCAGCCGCAGGCCCAGGCGCCCTGGCAGCCGTGGCCGACGCAGGACCCCTACGCCGCGCCTCCTGCGTTCCTCCCCGCCATGCCGGTGCAGCCCTCGAAGACGCCGTGGGTCCTCGCGATCGTCGGCACGGCCGTCGTCGCCCTGATCGTCGGCGGCGGGGCCGGCCTGCTCGGCGGGATGACGCTCGCCGGCGGCTCGGCCGGCTACGACGACGGCTACACCTCCGGCGGCGAGGACCCCACGACGTACTTCGGTTCGGACGCGGTCTACGGCGACTACCTCTACCCGCTCGACTTCTCGGGGGTGACCGGCGTGGACGGGCTCGACGTCGGCACCTGCTTCACCGTCGGCGACCTCGGCCGCGAGGGCACCGGCGACGTCGAGACGACCTCCTGCGACGAGGCTCACGACGAGGAGGCCTACCTGGTGAGCGAGCTGGACGGTGGCGCGTTCCCCGGCGGCGTCGAGGTCCTCGACGAGGCGGCCGCCCTCTGCGACGCGGCCTTCGACGACTACGTCGGGGCCTCGTACGACGAGTCCCTCGCCGACTACGGCGTGCTCGCCCCGACCGAGAAGGGCTGGGACGACGGCGAGCGCTCGGTCGTCTGCTACGTGTACACCTACGGCACGAGCCGCGTCGGCAGCCTGGCGGACTCGGGCGTCTAGGCCGGGACGCCGGGCCCGGCGCCGCTCTCGCAGGGCGAGTCGGCGGCATCGGCACCGGCACCGGCACCGGCACCGGCACCGGCGTCGGCACCGACCAGCGACGTCACGACGGTCGGCGCGATCGCCTGTCCCCATCGCCGGTGCATGGTGGCCCACGACAGCAGCTCCTGGTGGTACAGCCCCTCCGAGCGCCACTCGGGGAACGGCACCCACGAGGCGCCGGGCGTGGTGAGGGCGACCCGCGCCGTCAGGGCGTTGAGTCGTTCGATCTGCTGCGTCAGCAGGCGCTTCGCGACCGGCGGGATCGGCCGGAACTCCGCCATCGGCGGGATGCCGACGTAGACGATGCGGCAGTCCGGGCCGGCCGTCTCGCGCACCCGGACCGCGAGGCGACGGAGCGAGGCCTCCCACGAGGTGCCGCTCGTGGCGAGCAACACGTCGCAGATGCCGAGCAGCACCACGGCTGCGTCGGCACGTCCGGCCGGCAGCTCGACCCGAGCGGCCTCGGCGGCCGTCAGCACGGGTGCCGAGACCTCGTGCCACGTGACGCCACGGCCCCGGGCCGACCCGACCAGGCGCGCGGTCTGGCTGGCGCAGGTCAGGTCGTGGGCGAGCACGCCGAACCCCTCGACGGCGATGCTGCCGACGAAAAGCAGGCGGTCGGGGTCGGGGCCGTCCACGGTCATGCGGCGGGCGTCGCGGGGGAAGGGCGCGCGGGCCACCTCGCGCCGGTAGAGCGCGAGGTGCAGGTGGAAGAGGGGCTTGGTGGCCCGCACCACCGCCGCGATCAGGCGGCCGTGTCGGCGGGGGGTCGGGGTCTCGACCAGGGGCATGTGTGTTCGCAATCCGTGCAGTGCAGGAGGCGCGGCCTCCGTCGGTCTCGTCCTGGGGCCTGGGACAGTCTGCCGGTCCCCCGAAAGGAGGACAGGCCCCCGTTGGGGGAGGGGTGGCGCGAATCGGCTGGATTCCGGGCCGGGAGGGGCGAAGGAGGTGCGGCGACGGGGCTGCGGAAGGCGCGCGCTGTCCGCAATGCGAACAGCCTCAGCGAGTAGCTAGATGGCCTAACTACCCCATGGTTTCATTCGTGTGTACCGACTTCACG
This genomic interval from Frigoribacterium sp. Leaf415 contains the following:
- a CDS encoding GDSL-type esterase/lipase family protein, with product MPLVETPTPRRHGRLIAAVVRATKPLFHLHLALYRREVARAPFPRDARRMTVDGPDPDRLLFVGSIAVEGFGVLAHDLTCASQTARLVGSARGRGVTWHEVSAPVLTAAEAARVELPAGRADAAVVLLGICDVLLATSGTSWEASLRRLAVRVRETAGPDCRIVYVGIPPMAEFRPIPPVAKRLLTQQIERLNALTARVALTTPGASWVPFPEWRSEGLYHQELLSWATMHRRWGQAIAPTVVTSLVGADAGAGAGAGAGADAADSPCESGAGPGVPA